A genome region from Nicotiana tabacum cultivar K326 chromosome 13, ASM71507v2, whole genome shotgun sequence includes the following:
- the LOC142168109 gene encoding uncharacterized protein LOC142168109, whose translation MMWVKGLPFKITFFILKVWRNKLPLDNYFRWFGYLMDSRCWCCANLEEETFHHLIFRSYAAKKVWHYFLSWAGISLEGLSLHQAIVRYWTASVVPRLQTIMQALPSVIVWELWKRRNGNKYGEAVTINSVIFQVSSSLQSLVKIRKPRLQKVPHNWSELLLVMENYTPALKITKVIWEYPTPGWIKVNTDGASRGNPGRSSIDFVLRNEEGDVVYACVKEIHEGTNTEAEAKAVFEALKYCLNHHYMLILHTHSMVIKNVFEGSWTCPWNVVVYVEEIKEMMTRYNIQI comes from the coding sequence ATGATGTGGGTGAAAGGTTTGCCATTCAAAATTACTTTCTTCATTCTGAAAGTATGGAGGAATAAGTTGCCGCTGGATAATTATTTTCGATGGTTTGGTTATTTAATGGACTCAAGATGTTGGTGTTGTGCCAACCTAGAGGAGGAAACCTTTCATCACTTGATTTTCAGATCATATGCAGCTAAGAAAGTGTGGCATTACTTTCTTTCATGGGCAGGAATAAGTTTGGAGGGATTGTCTTTGCATCAAGCTATTGTTCGATATTGGACTGCCAGTGTAGTACCTAGACTTCAAACTATCATGCAAGCACTTCCATCAGTCATTGTGTGGGAGCTTTGGAAACGTAGAAATGGCAACAAATATGGGGAGGCAGTAACAATTAATAGCGTCATTTTCCAGGTTTCTTCATCTCTACAATCACTGGTAAAGATAAGAAAACCAAGACTTCAAAAGGTACCTCATAACTGGTCGGAGTTGCTGCTAGTAATGGAAAATTATACGCCTGCTTTGAAGATCACTAAAGTGATTTGGGAATATCCCACTCCAGGTTGGATTAAAGTGAATACGGATGGGGCTTCTAGGGGAAATCCAGGTAGGAGTTCAATTGATTTTGTGCTGAGGAATGAAGAAGGTGATGTAGTGTATGCGTGTGTAAAAGAAATACATGAGGGAACAAATACTGAGGCTGAAGCTAAGGCAGTGTTTGAAGCTTTGAAGTATTGCTTGAACCATCACTACATGCTTATATTGCACACTCATTCAATGGTGATTAAAAATGTTTTTGAAGGATCATGGACTTGCCCATGGAATGTAGTTGTGTATGTGGAGGAGATCAAGGAGATGATGACTAGATATAACATTCAGATATAA
- the LOC142168108 gene encoding putative mitochondrial protein AtMg01250: protein MGFNERFIDLVYGIVLNNWYSVLLNDQSHGFFKSSRGVKQGDPLSPTLFILAAEALSRGLNALHMNLNFCGYGMPKWSPKINHLAYADDTIIFSSSDVPSLPLIMEVLYAYEVASGKLINKSKSAVYLHSLFSDEVVDKIERITRISKQKFPSHI, encoded by the coding sequence ATGGGGTTTAATGAGAGATTCATTGATTTGGTGTATGGCATTGTTTTAAACAATTGGTATTCAGTATTGCTCAATGATCAATCACATGGTTTCTTCAAATCAAGTAGGGGTGTCAAGCAAGGTGATCCATTGTCTCCTACTCTCTTTATCCTAGCAGCTGAAGCTCTATCAAGGGGATTGAATGCCTTACATATGAACTTAAATTTCTGTGGATATGGTATGCCTAAATGGAGTCCCAAGATAAATCATCTTGCTTATGCAGATGATACTATTATCTTCTCATCCTCAGATGTACCATCCTTACCGTTGATCATGGAAGTTTTATATGCATATGAGGTAGCTTCTGGGAAACTAATAAACAAGTCCAAATCTGCAGTTTATTTGCACTCTTTATTTAGTGATGAAGTGGTTGACAAAATTGAAAGGATCACAAGAATAAGCAAGCAGAAATTCCCTTCACATATTTAG
- the LOC142168107 gene encoding uncharacterized protein LOC142168107 encodes MPFMDGSSGYNQIRMAPKDEELTAFRTPKGICCYKAVKGQALVDFLADHPIPDDWKLSDELPDEDAMVNKIQTLWKIYFDGVAHREGVGARIVFVTSQGKVLSYSFTLTQRCSNNINEYQALMLGFEIVVVMKQLHLQFFGDSKLVINQLLGSYEVKKLELVPYHKYAQRLVGWLGEVTIQHVPRKENKRADALAALDSSLALPDQTQVAAFQRWKIPKDDGDPKKSHLFPVLQRYTL; translated from the exons ATGCCTTTCATGGACGGTTCTTCTGGCTATAATCAAATTCGAATGGCACCGAAGGATGAAGAACTTACCGCCTTTCGCACCCCTAAAGGTATATgctgctacaag GcggtaaaaggacaagcattagtAGACTTCCTAGCTGACCATCCAATTCCAGATGATTGGAAGTTGTCTGATGAATTGCCCGATGAAGATGCAATGGTCAACAAAATTCAAACTCTCTGGAAGATATATTTTGATGGTGTTGCACATCGTGAAGGAGTTGGTGCTAGAATAGTCTTTGTCACTTCTCAAGGGAAAGTTTTGTCATATTCCTTCACTTTGACACAACGTTGCTCCAATAATATTAATGAATATCAAGCGCTCATGCTTGGATTTGAAATAGTTGTGGTTATGAAGCAATTGCATCTACAATTTTTTGGAGACTCAAAGCTGGTGATCAATCAACTTTTGGGTAGCTATGAGGTCAAAAAGCTAGAGTTGGTCCCATATCACAAATACGCTCAGAGATTGGTAGGTTGGCTTGGAGAGGTAACTATTCAACATGTTccaagaaaggaaaataaaagagcTGATGCATTAGCAGCCTTAGATTCTTCATTAGCTTTGCCTGATCAAACACAAGTTGCCGCTTTCCAAAGATGG AAAATCCCAAAGGATGACGGAGATCCAAAGAAGAGCCACTTGTTTCCTGTATTACAAAGATACACTCTGTAG